From Nitrospiria bacterium, a single genomic window includes:
- the gcvT gene encoding glycine cleavage system aminomethyltransferase GcvT: MNRTPLYEEHKWLGAKIIPFAGWEMPLSYTGVLEEHRAVRSAVGLFDVSHMGRIELRGPDAVVLLDRVATSPVGKLGVGGMQYALVCNDQGGVLDDVMIYRFEERRYFVCANASNAEKIDQWLRKHAAGFSSVDVTNRSAEVAQVAIQGPRSRDLMRPLTAADLDRLKLRHCVETKVAGVPMLLSRSGYTGELGYELYLPAGRVREVWETLRHEGARYGLKPCGLGCRDTLRLEMGYPLYGNDMDETTTPFEASLDFAVDLAKDDFIGRRAMMRQQDDGLSRKLIGFELLQRGVPRHGHAIVRDGKEIGVVTSGNHSPSLNKGIGMGYVQTRFAGAGGRILIDIRGNAVPAVIVERPFYKKK; this comes from the coding sequence ATGAACCGCACGCCGTTGTACGAAGAGCACAAATGGCTCGGGGCGAAGATCATCCCCTTCGCGGGATGGGAGATGCCTCTTTCCTACACCGGCGTCCTCGAAGAACATCGCGCCGTACGGTCGGCGGTGGGTCTGTTTGATGTAAGCCACATGGGGCGGATCGAGCTGAGGGGCCCCGACGCCGTGGTGTTGTTGGACCGCGTGGCGACCAGCCCGGTCGGGAAACTGGGGGTCGGGGGAATGCAGTATGCCCTGGTCTGCAACGATCAGGGCGGCGTCCTGGACGACGTCATGATCTATCGTTTCGAGGAGCGACGGTATTTCGTCTGCGCGAACGCCTCGAATGCCGAAAAAATCGATCAGTGGCTTCGAAAACATGCCGCCGGATTTTCAAGCGTCGACGTAACCAACCGAAGCGCCGAGGTGGCCCAAGTAGCCATCCAGGGGCCGCGGTCGCGGGATCTGATGAGGCCGCTGACCGCGGCCGACCTCGACCGGCTCAAGCTCCGTCACTGCGTCGAAACTAAGGTGGCCGGGGTTCCGATGCTCCTCTCGCGCAGCGGCTATACTGGGGAGCTTGGATACGAGCTGTACCTTCCGGCAGGCCGCGTCCGCGAGGTATGGGAGACATTGCGCCATGAAGGCGCCCGGTACGGGCTGAAGCCGTGCGGCCTGGGTTGCCGGGATACCCTCCGGCTCGAGATGGGCTACCCGTTGTACGGCAACGACATGGACGAGACGACCACGCCGTTCGAGGCCTCCTTGGATTTTGCGGTGGATTTGGCCAAGGACGATTTTATCGGTCGCCGGGCGATGATGCGACAGCAGGACGACGGGCTGTCCCGAAAGTTGATCGGGTTTGAGTTGTTGCAGCGGGGCGTGCCGAGGCATGGCCATGCGATCGTCCGCGACGGCAAGGAGATCGGCGTCGTAACCAGCGGCAACCATTCGCCCTCCTTAAATAAGGGCATCGGTATGGGCTATGTCCAGACCCGGTTTGCCGGGGCGGGGGGCCGGATTCTGATCGATATTCGCGGCAACGCCGTTCCGGCCGTCATCGTGGAACGGCCATTTTATAAAAAAAAGTAG
- a CDS encoding TM0106 family RecB-like putative nuclease: MKKQDSSKGDSWVLPASDVGLALSDPFGLWQDYHGDPRLKDPEDEYALFLKEQGLRIEKDLLRKRHEQFTDLTDRAFGSAVIQTGQLLKYGHVVIYGGAIESVVLGLRARPDVIQVEKGRSVVEEYKLAGTPDETHEIQALVYAYLLKKGYGIENESRVISRLNEEFVIPYDEPRVEEAIRRAREILASEKAPYPVYNRISRWRRLQNKTARDLHDVTLAWNVGAVHAEKFHRMGIHTLGDLAQLDPNTLKTIKGLGPKKIPQILNSAKAQLTRRAIRVGPYPTVKDPPERELFLDLEGTGELFQDDPVWNCIYLIGLIARSGDREEPYVAYLAKKPGDEATILMEFYESLRKESRRYRLYHWDHYEKTQLRKASERHGLLDDYNALVLPCLEDLCKAAQVSYILPTPGYSIKVVAPYFGFHWSQDATEVDAMKSAMIWYKQATEGGTGHALEKVLRYNEDDCKAMMVVKDGFEKMERTP, translated from the coding sequence ATGAAAAAACAGGATTCAAGCAAGGGCGATTCTTGGGTGCTCCCCGCGTCCGATGTCGGACTCGCCCTTTCAGACCCCTTCGGTTTGTGGCAGGACTATCACGGGGATCCAAGGCTCAAAGACCCTGAAGATGAGTATGCCCTCTTTCTAAAAGAGCAGGGACTGCGGATTGAGAAAGATCTATTGAGGAAACGGCATGAACAATTCACCGATCTGACGGACCGTGCCTTCGGCTCGGCCGTGATTCAGACGGGGCAATTGCTGAAATACGGTCATGTCGTCATCTACGGTGGGGCCATCGAGTCCGTTGTGTTGGGCCTCCGCGCCCGTCCGGATGTCATCCAGGTCGAAAAAGGGCGGTCCGTCGTTGAGGAATATAAACTGGCCGGGACACCGGATGAGACACATGAAATCCAGGCGCTGGTATACGCCTATCTCCTGAAGAAGGGCTACGGGATTGAGAATGAAAGCCGGGTGATATCCCGATTGAACGAGGAGTTCGTGATTCCGTATGATGAGCCCCGGGTGGAGGAGGCCATTCGGCGCGCCCGGGAGATCCTTGCCAGTGAAAAAGCGCCCTACCCAGTTTACAATCGCATATCCCGCTGGAGACGACTTCAGAACAAGACGGCGCGCGATCTTCACGACGTCACGTTGGCCTGGAACGTCGGGGCCGTTCATGCCGAGAAGTTTCACCGAATGGGCATCCATACGCTCGGGGATCTCGCCCAACTGGATCCCAACACATTGAAAACGATCAAGGGACTGGGTCCGAAGAAGATTCCGCAAATCCTGAACTCGGCCAAAGCCCAACTTACAAGACGGGCGATTCGAGTCGGGCCCTACCCGACGGTGAAAGATCCTCCGGAACGTGAACTGTTTTTAGATCTTGAGGGAACGGGGGAACTGTTTCAAGATGATCCGGTGTGGAACTGCATCTATTTGATCGGGCTTATCGCACGGTCCGGCGACCGGGAGGAGCCGTACGTGGCCTATCTGGCCAAGAAACCGGGCGACGAAGCCACGATTCTCATGGAATTTTATGAATCCCTTCGGAAAGAATCCCGGCGCTATCGTCTCTACCACTGGGACCATTATGAAAAAACTCAGCTCAGAAAGGCCAGCGAACGACACGGTCTCCTGGATGACTACAACGCGCTGGTTCTACCCTGTCTGGAAGATCTTTGCAAGGCGGCTCAGGTGTCCTATATCCTGCCGACGCCCGGATACAGCATCAAGGTCGTTGCGCCGTACTTTGGGTTTCATTGGTCCCAAGACGCCACAGAAGTGGACGCCATGAAGAGCGCGATGATCTGGTACAAGCAGGCGACCGAGGGCGGGACCGGTCATGCCCTGGAAAAGGTTCTGCGTTACAATGAGGACGATTGTAAAGCGATGATGGTCGTCAAGGACGGGTTCGAAAAAATGGAGCGAACACCGTAG
- a CDS encoding NUDIX hydrolase, which translates to MKTVYKGRVGEFNLEEARLPNGRTVQLEVLRHPGASAIVPLQEDGQVVMIRQYRHAAGGMIDEIPAGRLDPGEAPLDCARRELAEEVGREASQWERLGAIWTTPGFTDEKIHLFLARNLNPVSQALEHDEVIEVVHRPLEEALTMIRRGQIMDGKTICALMLANFHIQGEGSWANR; encoded by the coding sequence TTGAAAACGGTCTACAAAGGACGCGTGGGCGAATTCAATCTGGAAGAGGCCCGTCTGCCGAACGGACGGACCGTGCAGTTGGAGGTCCTTCGCCATCCCGGCGCATCGGCCATCGTGCCCCTGCAGGAAGACGGACAAGTCGTGATGATCCGCCAGTATCGCCATGCGGCCGGCGGGATGATCGATGAAATCCCCGCCGGTCGCCTGGATCCGGGCGAGGCGCCGCTCGATTGCGCCCGGCGGGAGCTGGCCGAGGAGGTCGGCCGGGAGGCGTCGCAATGGGAGCGCTTGGGCGCCATCTGGACCACGCCGGGATTTACGGACGAGAAGATCCACCTGTTTCTGGCCCGAAACCTGAATCCGGTGAGCCAAGCGTTGGAGCACGACGAGGTGATCGAGGTGGTCCACCGGCCGCTGGAGGAGGCCCTCACGATGATCCGTCGGGGGCAAATCATGGACGGCAAAACGATCTGCGCACTGATGTTGGCTAATTTCCATATCCAAGGAGAGGGGTCATGGGCGAACCGTTAG
- the lpxC gene encoding UDP-3-O-acyl-N-acetylglucosamine deacetylase, giving the protein MPGFVVFIQQGIIIVCLPGKHHFRCVYFCFCITISYTIIKNIFTISVSWYTSCTDTVAFGVIMYLQKTIQKIVQCSGVGLHSGGPVTMRLVPAPINSGITFLRKTAHGPVPVRVDGTKVVGTLLCTTIGENGTKVQTVEHLLAALSGLQITNLIIELDSAELPIMDGSAKPFVDLILNAGILEQGVPQPYVKITRPVEVRDGGKWIRIRPSWKFRINCTIRFDHPLLAHQSCCFEPISEDFVEWIAPARTFGFLEEVEALRNHGLARGGSLENAVVVGPDGVLNKEGLRYADEFVRHKILDILGDLSLLGMPILGEVEAFCSGHQLNTKLVTEIMSSTDCWTMVKDRPSALASPIDSKIPAQV; this is encoded by the coding sequence ATGCCCGGCTTTGTTGTCTTTATACAACAAGGAATAATAATTGTTTGTTTGCCTGGAAAACATCATTTTCGATGCGTTTATTTTTGTTTTTGTATTACAATCAGTTATACAATAATAAAAAATATATTTACGATTTCTGTTTCATGGTACACCTCTTGCACAGATACAGTGGCGTTCGGAGTTATCATGTATCTTCAGAAAACAATCCAAAAAATCGTTCAGTGCTCAGGAGTTGGTCTCCATTCCGGCGGGCCCGTCACCATGAGGCTGGTCCCGGCCCCGATCAATTCCGGTATCACCTTCTTAAGGAAGACGGCGCACGGACCGGTTCCGGTGAGGGTGGATGGGACGAAGGTCGTTGGGACCTTGCTCTGCACCACGATTGGCGAGAACGGAACAAAAGTCCAGACCGTCGAACATCTGCTGGCCGCGCTCTCGGGTCTTCAGATTACCAACTTGATTATCGAATTGGACTCGGCCGAGTTGCCGATCATGGACGGGAGCGCCAAACCGTTTGTCGATCTAATCCTTAATGCCGGAATTCTTGAACAGGGTGTTCCCCAACCGTATGTGAAAATCACCCGGCCGGTTGAGGTACGCGACGGAGGCAAGTGGATCCGGATCCGGCCTTCGTGGAAGTTTCGCATAAACTGCACGATCCGGTTTGATCATCCCCTCTTAGCCCATCAGAGCTGCTGCTTCGAACCCATTTCGGAGGATTTTGTGGAATGGATTGCCCCCGCCCGAACCTTCGGTTTCCTGGAGGAAGTGGAGGCGCTTCGCAACCATGGCTTGGCCCGGGGCGGATCGCTCGAGAATGCCGTCGTGGTAGGCCCCGACGGTGTCTTGAATAAAGAAGGACTTCGCTACGCCGACGAGTTCGTCCGCCACAAGATCCTCGACATTCTCGGGGATCTCTCGTTGCTGGGCATGCCCATTTTAGGTGAGGTGGAAGCGTTCTGCTCGGGTCATCAGTTGAACACGAAGCTGGTCACCGAGATCATGTCCTCAACCGATTGCTGGACGATGGTCAAGGACCGTCCATCGGCTTTGGCTTCGCCGATCGATTCCAAAATTCCCGCCCAGGTATAA
- a CDS encoding ABC transporter ATP-binding protein, producing the protein MPLLETRNLSKAFGGLAALERVEIAVEEGKIVGLIGPNGAGKTTFFNCITGVYPPTDGMVVFKGQSMVGRAPHDITRHGMARTFQSIRLFAEMTALENVMVGAHTRSRAGVVGALLRRRWVLDEERALASRAFRLLEFVGLAERAEAWARNLSYGEQRRLEIARALASQPVLLLLDEPAAGMNPRETGDLTRLIGQIREQGITILLIEHDMKVVMEISDRVVVLDHGEKIAEGSPAEIQQNPKVIEAYLGTT; encoded by the coding sequence ATGCCGCTGCTTGAGACCCGGAACCTGAGCAAGGCGTTTGGGGGACTGGCCGCGCTGGAGCGCGTCGAGATCGCCGTGGAAGAGGGCAAGATCGTCGGCCTGATCGGACCGAACGGGGCCGGAAAGACGACCTTCTTCAATTGCATCACCGGAGTCTATCCGCCGACTGATGGAATGGTCGTGTTTAAAGGCCAATCCATGGTTGGACGGGCTCCGCATGACATCACGCGCCATGGAATGGCCCGGACGTTCCAGAGCATCCGGTTGTTTGCCGAGATGACGGCGCTTGAAAATGTCATGGTGGGCGCCCACACCCGCAGCCGCGCCGGCGTCGTCGGCGCGTTGCTTCGAAGACGGTGGGTTCTCGACGAGGAAAGAGCGCTTGCATCCAGAGCCTTCAGACTGTTAGAATTTGTTGGGCTGGCGGAGCGAGCGGAGGCCTGGGCTCGAAACCTGTCGTACGGTGAACAGCGGCGGCTCGAGATTGCACGGGCCTTGGCCAGCCAACCGGTTCTTCTTCTCCTGGATGAGCCGGCGGCCGGGATGAACCCCCGTGAAACCGGGGATCTGACGCGGTTGATCGGCCAGATTCGTGAGCAGGGGATTACGATCCTGCTGATCGAGCATGACATGAAGGTGGTGATGGAGATTTCGGACCGCGTCGTTGTTCTGGACCATGGAGAGAAGATTGCGGAAGGGTCTCCGGCTGAAATTCAGCAAAACCCCAAAGTGATCGAGGCCTATTTGGGGACGACGTGA
- a CDS encoding secondary thiamine-phosphate synthase enzyme YjbQ: protein MIEERIVKTRESTELIDVTAEIQAAVDKSGVKHGICVVYVPHTTVGLLINEAETGFHSDLLRTLNRLVPEKGDYRHPDGNAHAHIKASLIGTEKYFIIRDGRIALGTWQAVFLCEFDGPRSRKIAVKVLEG from the coding sequence ATGATCGAGGAACGGATCGTCAAAACCCGTGAAAGCACCGAGCTGATCGACGTGACGGCGGAGATCCAGGCGGCCGTCGACAAAAGCGGCGTGAAACACGGAATCTGCGTTGTTTACGTGCCTCACACCACGGTCGGACTTCTGATCAATGAAGCCGAGACGGGATTCCATTCGGATCTCCTTCGAACCCTCAACCGGCTCGTCCCCGAAAAAGGAGACTACCGCCATCCGGACGGAAACGCCCATGCCCATATCAAGGCCAGCCTGATCGGGACCGAAAAATATTTCATCATCCGCGACGGCCGCATCGCCCTCGGAACCTGGCAGGCGGTCTTCCTCTGCGAATTCGACGGGCCGCGAAGCCGGAAGATCGCCGTAAAAGTGTTGGAAGGGTGA
- a CDS encoding FAD-binding protein codes for MRTHDILIIGAGLAGMRAAVAAAPGLDVAIISKVHPVRSHSVAAQGGINAAISPNDSWEAHAFDTAKGSGYLGDQDAIEVMCQEGPADILELERLGAIFSRNEQGQIAQRPFGGAGYPRTCYAADRTGHALLHVMYEQLLKKGVFVYEEWYVLSLIVEDKVCKGVIAIDVQRGELQAVGAKAVIFATGGYGRVYSTSTNAIINTGDGMSMAYRAGTPLMDMEFVQFHPTTLRETGILITEGARGEGGYLLNTLGERFMGRYDPQKMELATRDFVSRCEQQEIEEGRGVNGCVLLDLRHLGRKKIMERLPQIRELAISFVGVDPIESPIPVRPGAHYSMGGIRTNAWCETELAGFYAAGECACVSVHGANRLGGNSLLETIVFGRRAGLRASEYARTVASTTFSSRPLQTERNRIEQLLKRKSGERIGPLREELGVAMTDHLGIFRSRDRMEKALEKIRELRKRYEQIYLEDRGKIFNTELTNALEIGSLIDLAEAIVVGAIAREESRGSHFRKEFPQRNDAGWLKHTLAYYTDSGPRLEYAPVTITRFAPAG; via the coding sequence ATGCGCACGCACGACATCCTGATTATCGGCGCCGGCTTGGCCGGGATGCGCGCGGCGGTGGCGGCCGCCCCCGGACTGGACGTGGCGATCATCTCCAAGGTCCATCCGGTCCGGAGCCACTCGGTCGCGGCCCAGGGCGGGATCAACGCGGCGATCAGTCCCAACGATTCCTGGGAGGCGCACGCCTTCGATACCGCGAAGGGAAGCGGCTATCTCGGCGATCAGGACGCCATCGAGGTGATGTGTCAGGAAGGGCCGGCGGACATCCTGGAGCTGGAACGGCTGGGCGCGATCTTCAGTCGGAATGAACAGGGGCAGATCGCGCAACGCCCTTTCGGCGGGGCGGGTTATCCCCGCACCTGTTATGCGGCCGACCGCACCGGCCACGCGTTGTTGCATGTGATGTACGAGCAGTTGTTGAAGAAGGGCGTGTTCGTTTATGAAGAATGGTACGTCCTGTCGCTGATCGTCGAAGACAAGGTTTGCAAGGGCGTGATCGCGATCGACGTCCAGCGCGGCGAGTTGCAGGCCGTCGGGGCGAAGGCCGTGATCTTCGCCACCGGCGGCTACGGTCGGGTTTATTCCACCAGCACCAATGCCATCATCAATACGGGGGACGGGATGAGCATGGCCTACCGCGCGGGGACCCCCTTGATGGATATGGAGTTCGTCCAGTTCCATCCGACCACCTTGCGGGAAACCGGGATTTTGATTACGGAAGGCGCTCGAGGAGAAGGGGGGTACCTCCTGAACACGCTGGGCGAGCGATTTATGGGTCGCTACGATCCGCAAAAAATGGAACTGGCCACGCGGGACTTCGTCAGCCGCTGCGAGCAGCAGGAAATCGAGGAAGGACGCGGGGTGAACGGATGCGTTCTGCTGGACCTCCGCCATCTTGGACGGAAAAAAATTATGGAGCGGTTACCGCAGATCCGGGAGCTGGCGATCAGCTTTGTGGGCGTGGATCCGATCGAGTCTCCCATTCCCGTAAGACCGGGAGCCCATTATTCGATGGGCGGGATTCGAACGAATGCCTGGTGCGAGACCGAGCTCGCCGGATTTTATGCCGCGGGGGAATGCGCCTGCGTCAGCGTCCACGGGGCCAACCGATTGGGCGGGAATTCCTTGTTGGAAACGATCGTCTTCGGCCGCCGAGCCGGCCTGCGCGCCTCCGAATATGCTCGTACGGTGGCGTCAACAACATTTTCTTCGCGGCCCCTTCAGACGGAACGCAACAGAATCGAGCAGCTTTTAAAACGCAAAAGCGGGGAACGCATCGGCCCCCTTCGCGAGGAGTTGGGGGTTGCGATGACGGATCATCTTGGGATTTTTCGCAGCCGGGATCGCATGGAAAAGGCCTTGGAAAAAATCCGTGAACTTCGGAAGCGGTATGAGCAGATCTATCTGGAAGACCGCGGAAAAATCTTCAATACGGAATTGACCAATGCGTTGGAAATCGGCTCGTTGATCGATTTGGCCGAAGCGATCGTGGTCGGCGCGATTGCCCGGGAGGAAAGCCGCGGTTCCCATTTCCGGAAGGAGTTTCCTCAACGGAACGATGCCGGTTGGTTAAAACATACCCTGGCCTATTATACGGATTCGGGACCGCGACTTGAATATGCGCCGGTGACGATCACACGCTTTGCTCCAGCGGGCTGA
- the gcvPB gene encoding aminomethyl-transferring glycine dehydrogenase subunit GcvPB — MGEPLVFEKSAPGRKGYSLPDLDVPEVPIAELMPAEYLRKDPPLLPELSEVDVVRHFTNLSRDNYGIDQGFYPLGSCTMKYNPKVNEDVARFAGFAALHPLQPVAQTQGALQLLYQLEAALREITGMDRVTLQPAAGAQGELVGVLMIRAYHRSNGNPRRKVIVPDAAHGTNPATATLAGYQVQVVHSNAEGLVDLDDLKRLVDQDTAALMLTNPNTLGLFERNILKISELLHGVGALLYLDGANLNALLGLCRPGDMGFDVVHSNLHKTFTTPHGGGGPGAGALGVKSFLAPFLPVPVVEKTENGFVLDDRRPQSIGKVQAFYGNFGNLVRAYTYIRRMGAIGFRKVSTNAILNANYIRKRLEPVYPVPFNRFCMHEFVASAKKFRNRDVHAWDIAKRLIDYGMYPPTVNFPMIVDEALMIEPTETEPKENLDRFCEAMLRIAKEIEENPGLVQKAPHTRSVTRLDEIRAVKELNLRWRPA; from the coding sequence ATGGGCGAACCGTTAGTTTTCGAGAAGAGCGCGCCGGGACGCAAGGGATATTCGCTCCCGGACCTCGATGTCCCGGAAGTCCCGATCGCCGAGCTGATGCCGGCAGAGTATCTTCGGAAAGACCCCCCGCTTCTGCCGGAGCTGAGCGAGGTCGATGTGGTGAGACACTTCACCAATCTTTCACGCGACAATTACGGCATTGACCAGGGGTTCTATCCGCTTGGATCCTGCACGATGAAGTACAATCCGAAAGTCAATGAGGACGTGGCGCGCTTTGCCGGTTTTGCCGCGCTGCATCCGTTGCAACCGGTCGCTCAAACTCAGGGCGCCCTGCAGTTGTTGTATCAATTGGAAGCGGCCCTGCGCGAGATCACCGGAATGGACCGAGTGACCCTGCAGCCGGCGGCGGGAGCGCAGGGGGAATTGGTCGGGGTTCTGATGATCCGGGCCTACCACCGTTCGAACGGCAACCCCCGAAGGAAAGTGATCGTGCCGGACGCGGCTCACGGGACCAATCCGGCCACCGCAACCCTGGCGGGTTATCAAGTCCAGGTGGTGCATTCCAACGCGGAAGGCTTGGTGGATCTGGACGATCTCAAGCGGCTGGTGGATCAGGATACCGCGGCCCTGATGCTGACCAATCCGAACACGCTCGGATTGTTCGAGCGAAACATTCTCAAGATCTCCGAGTTGCTGCACGGGGTCGGGGCCTTGCTGTACCTGGACGGCGCCAATCTGAACGCACTGCTCGGACTTTGCCGGCCCGGCGATATGGGATTCGACGTCGTCCATTCCAATCTTCACAAAACGTTCACCACGCCGCACGGCGGGGGCGGTCCCGGGGCCGGCGCGCTGGGCGTCAAATCCTTTCTGGCCCCCTTCCTGCCCGTGCCGGTCGTGGAGAAGACCGAAAATGGTTTCGTGTTGGATGACCGCCGACCCCAATCCATCGGAAAGGTTCAGGCCTTCTATGGAAATTTCGGGAATCTGGTCCGCGCGTATACCTACATCCGGCGGATGGGCGCGATCGGTTTCCGGAAGGTCAGCACGAATGCGATCCTCAACGCCAATTATATCCGCAAGCGGCTGGAGCCGGTCTATCCCGTTCCGTTCAATCGGTTCTGCATGCATGAGTTCGTGGCCTCGGCGAAAAAATTTCGCAACCGGGATGTGCATGCCTGGGACATCGCCAAACGGCTGATCGACTACGGCATGTACCCGCCGACCGTCAACTTCCCGATGATCGTCGACGAGGCCCTGATGATCGAGCCGACTGAGACCGAGCCCAAGGAAAATCTCGACCGGTTTTGCGAGGCGATGCTTCGGATCGCCAAGGAGATCGAGGAGAATCCGGGACTGGTACAGAAGGCGCCGCACACCCGGTCGGTCACGCGGCTGGATGAGATCCGGGCGGTCAAGGAACTGAATCTTCGTTGGAGACCCGCATGA
- a CDS encoding ABC transporter ATP-binding protein, with protein MTPSVLKLEDVHTWYGPIEAIKGISLEVKESEIVALIGANGAGKSTTLMTISGALAPRQGRIKFLDQNIAGLPTHEIVGRGISQVPEGRRIFPRLTVLENLEMGAFLQPDPREREADLSAVFEQFPILKERQSQRGGTLSGGEQQMLAIGRALMARPRLLLLDEPSLGLAPVVVGRIFDIIRKINRQGKTILLVEQNARAALNLAHRGYVMETGRIVMADEARALLSNPRVREAYLGEG; from the coding sequence GTGACCCCCTCCGTGTTGAAACTGGAGGACGTCCACACCTGGTACGGTCCCATTGAGGCGATCAAAGGGATTTCGCTGGAAGTGAAGGAAAGCGAGATCGTGGCCCTGATCGGAGCGAACGGGGCCGGCAAGTCCACCACCCTGATGACGATATCCGGGGCGTTGGCGCCTCGTCAGGGTCGGATCAAATTTCTGGATCAAAATATCGCCGGGCTTCCGACCCATGAGATTGTCGGCCGGGGGATTTCTCAGGTTCCGGAAGGCCGGAGGATTTTTCCCCGGCTCACGGTTCTGGAAAATCTTGAGATGGGCGCTTTTCTCCAACCGGACCCTCGGGAGCGCGAGGCCGATCTGTCCGCCGTCTTCGAGCAATTTCCGATTCTCAAGGAACGACAGAGCCAGCGGGGCGGAACCTTGAGCGGCGGCGAGCAGCAGATGCTGGCGATCGGCAGGGCCTTGATGGCGCGGCCACGCCTTTTGCTCTTGGATGAACCCTCCCTGGGATTGGCCCCGGTCGTGGTGGGCCGAATCTTTGATATCATCCGGAAGATCAACCGGCAGGGAAAGACCATCCTTCTGGTGGAGCAGAACGCGCGTGCGGCGTTGAACCTGGCGCACCGGGGCTACGTGATGGAGACCGGCCGGATCGTGATGGCCGACGAGGCTCGCGCGCTGCTCTCAAACCCTCGCGTACGGGAGGCCTATTTAGGAGAAGGATGA
- the gcvPA gene encoding aminomethyl-transferring glycine dehydrogenase subunit GcvPA, with product MEYIPNTKEEQHQMLRTIGVETIEDLLGDIPSEIRLTRGLQLPPPLSEPELKTELLRLSERNADLLHHISFLGAGAYDHHIPSVVNHLAFRSEFYTAYTPYQAEMSQGLLQTIYEFQTMICELTGMEVANASLYDGGSALAEAGMMALRVTRRNKILVSSTIHPFHRAALKTYLSGLKTSLIELPFENGATDLVAVGNQLGEDVACVLIQTPNFLGCLEPLEGLAQEVHRHGALLGVSVDPISLALLKSPGEAGADIVVGEGQGMGCGLNFGGPNLGFFSTKKEYVRQMPGRVVGATVDSKGRRGYCLTLQTREQHIKRERATSNICTNEALAALAATVYLSVMGRQGLREVGRLCLQKAHYLKHRLCEIKGFETAFQRPFFKEFVVKTPAPPARLNKRLFRHKIIGGLDLGGVSRKWKNHWLVCVTEKRTKDEMDQFVNILKQTVS from the coding sequence ATGGAATACATTCCGAACACCAAGGAAGAACAACACCAGATGCTCAGGACGATCGGCGTCGAGACGATCGAAGACCTTTTGGGCGATATTCCGTCCGAGATCCGGCTCACCCGCGGGCTCCAACTTCCGCCGCCGCTGTCCGAACCGGAATTAAAAACGGAGTTGTTGCGGTTGAGCGAACGAAATGCCGATCTTCTCCATCACATCTCGTTTTTGGGCGCCGGGGCCTATGATCATCATATCCCATCGGTGGTCAACCATCTGGCCTTTCGATCCGAGTTTTACACCGCCTATACGCCGTATCAGGCCGAGATGAGTCAGGGGCTGCTCCAGACGATCTACGAATTTCAGACCATGATTTGCGAGTTGACAGGAATGGAAGTGGCGAACGCCTCGCTTTATGACGGTGGGTCCGCACTGGCGGAGGCCGGGATGATGGCGCTGCGGGTGACCCGGCGAAACAAAATTCTGGTCTCCTCCACGATCCACCCGTTTCATCGGGCTGCGTTGAAGACTTATCTATCCGGGTTAAAAACGAGCCTCATCGAACTTCCGTTTGAGAACGGGGCGACCGACCTGGTCGCTGTGGGAAACCAGCTGGGGGAGGACGTCGCCTGCGTCCTGATCCAGACGCCCAATTTTCTGGGATGTCTTGAACCGCTGGAAGGGCTGGCGCAGGAAGTCCATCGACATGGCGCGCTGTTGGGGGTATCGGTCGACCCGATCAGCCTGGCTCTGTTGAAATCGCCCGGCGAGGCCGGGGCCGATATCGTCGTGGGAGAAGGCCAGGGGATGGGTTGCGGTCTCAACTTCGGCGGGCCCAACCTTGGGTTCTTTTCGACGAAAAAGGAGTATGTCCGCCAGATGCCCGGACGCGTGGTGGGGGCCACGGTGGACTCCAAGGGCCGACGGGGCTACTGCCTGACACTGCAGACCCGCGAGCAGCATATCAAACGGGAGCGGGCCACTTCCAACATCTGCACCAACGAGGCCCTGGCCGCGTTGGCCGCGACCGTTTATCTATCCGTCATGGGGCGCCAAGGACTTCGCGAGGTCGGGCGGCTTTGTCTTCAAAAGGCCCATTACTTGAAGCACCGTCTCTGCGAAATCAAGGGATTTGAAACGGCCTTTCAACGGCCCTTCTTTAAGGAGTTTGTCGTGAAGACCCCCGCGCCGCCGGCCCGTCTGAACAAGCGGTTATTCCGGCACAAAATCATCGGGGGACTGGATTTGGGCGGGGTGAGTCGCAAATGGAAAAATCACTGGCTCGTGTGCGTGACCGAGAAACGCACAAAGGATGAAATGGATCAGTTCGTGAACATCCTCAAGCAGACGGTTTCATGA